Proteins encoded within one genomic window of Kibdelosporangium phytohabitans:
- the ilvC gene encoding ketol-acid reductoisomerase, which yields MSVEIFYDDDADLGVLSGKKVAVIGYGSQGHAHALSLRDSGVDVRIGLQEGSKSRPKAEEQGLRVLTPAEASAEADIVMLLAPDTKQKKIYDEEIAPNLQPGNAIAFGHGFNIRYGLIQPSKDIDVFMIAPKGPGHLVRRQFVDGKGVPCLIAIEQDATGNAQALALAYAKGIGGSRAGVIKTTFKEETETDLFGEQAVLCGGTAALVQTGFEVLTEAGYAPEIAYFEVLHELKLIVDLMYEGGIARMRYSVSDTAEYGDVTRGPRVINPAVKEEMKKILGEIQDGTFAKEWVAEDASGRANFTKLQSEGEQHPIEEVGRKLRGLMSWVDRPLTDTA from the coding sequence ATGAGTGTCGAGATCTTTTACGACGATGACGCCGACCTCGGTGTGCTGAGCGGCAAGAAGGTCGCTGTCATCGGCTACGGCAGCCAGGGCCACGCGCACGCGCTGAGCCTGCGCGACTCGGGCGTTGACGTGCGGATCGGCCTGCAGGAGGGCTCGAAGTCCCGGCCGAAGGCCGAGGAGCAGGGGCTGCGCGTGCTGACCCCGGCCGAGGCGTCGGCCGAGGCGGACATCGTGATGCTGCTGGCGCCGGACACCAAGCAGAAGAAGATCTACGACGAGGAGATCGCGCCGAACCTGCAGCCGGGCAACGCGATCGCCTTCGGCCACGGCTTCAACATCCGCTACGGCCTGATCCAGCCGTCGAAGGACATCGACGTGTTCATGATCGCGCCGAAGGGCCCGGGCCACCTGGTCCGCCGCCAGTTCGTCGACGGCAAGGGCGTGCCCTGCCTGATCGCGATCGAGCAGGACGCCACCGGCAACGCGCAGGCGCTGGCGCTCGCGTACGCCAAGGGCATCGGCGGCAGCCGCGCCGGCGTGATCAAGACGACGTTCAAGGAAGAGACCGAGACGGACCTCTTCGGCGAGCAGGCGGTGCTCTGCGGTGGCACGGCGGCGCTGGTGCAGACCGGCTTCGAGGTGCTCACCGAGGCGGGCTACGCCCCGGAGATCGCGTACTTCGAGGTGCTGCACGAGCTCAAGCTGATCGTGGACCTGATGTACGAGGGCGGCATCGCGCGGATGCGTTACTCGGTGTCCGACACCGCCGAGTACGGCGACGTGACCCGTGGCCCCCGCGTGATCAACCCGGCGGTCAAGGAGGAGATGAAGAAGATCCTCGGCGAGATCCAGGACGGCACCTTCGCCAAGGAGTGGGTGGCCGAGGACGCCTCCGGCCGCGCGAACTTCACCAAGCTGCAGTCCGAGGGCGAGCAGCACCCGATCGAGGAGGTCGGCCGCAAACTGCGCGGCCTGATGTCCTGGGTGGACCGCCCGCTGACCGACACCGCCTGA
- the ilvN gene encoding acetolactate synthase small subunit: protein MSTHTLSVLVENKPGVLARVAGLFSRRGFNIESLAVGPTEHPDVSRMTIVVAVDELPLEQVTKQLNKLVNVIKIVELEPGSAVQRELLLVKVRADATVRSQVLETVQLFRAKVVDVSPEALTIEATGTADKIEALRRMLEPYGVREMVQSGMVAIGRGPRSITATAVR from the coding sequence ATGTCCACCCACACACTGAGCGTCCTTGTCGAGAACAAGCCGGGTGTGCTTGCTCGCGTCGCCGGGTTGTTCTCCCGGCGTGGCTTTAACATCGAGTCGCTCGCTGTCGGACCGACCGAGCACCCGGACGTGTCCAGGATGACCATCGTGGTCGCGGTCGACGAACTGCCGCTCGAACAGGTGACGAAACAGCTCAACAAGCTGGTGAACGTGATCAAGATCGTCGAGCTCGAACCGGGCTCGGCGGTGCAGCGGGAACTGCTTCTGGTGAAGGTGCGAGCGGACGCCACCGTGCGCAGCCAGGTGCTGGAGACGGTGCAGTTGTTCCGGGCGAAGGTGGTCGACGTCTCGCCGGAGGCGCTGACCATCGAGGCGACCGGGACGGCGGACAAGATCGAGGCGTTGCGCCGGATGCTCGAGCCGTACGGCGTGCGTGAGATGGTGCAGTCCGGCATGGTCGCCATCGGCCGCGGTCCACGCTCCATCACCGCGACAGCAGTTCGCTGA
- a CDS encoding acetolactate synthase large subunit → MTSATSRPAAKPGAPKQGADSSAPANRPKPAPPSGAPVRVTGAQSLVRSLEAVGCEVVFGIPGGTILPAYDPLLDSTKVRHVLVRHEQGAGHAATGYAQATGKVGVCMATSGPGATNLVTPLADANMDSVPVVAITGQQTRALIGTDAFQEADICGITLPITKHNFLVTDPAEIPRTIAEAFHLASTGRPGPVLVDIPKDVLQETTSFSWPPEIHLPGYRPTTRPHGKQVREAAKLIASARRPVLYVGGGVIKAQAAAELLRLAELTNIPVVTTLMARGAFPDSHQQHLGMPGMHGSVAAVGCLQRSDLIVALGARFDDRVTGKLDSFAPDAQVVHADIDPAEISKNRKADVPIVGDCKEIITELITAVQSEQDRHKADLTAWWAQIDTWREAFQAGYEWPSDGSLSPQYVIERIGQLVGPDAIYTAGVGQHQMWAAQFVKYEKPMSWINSGGLGTMGFAVPAAMGAKFGMPDKEVWAIDGDGCFQMTNQELATCAIEGAPIKVAVINNGNLGMVRQWQNLFYSERYSNTDLGTHKHRIPDFTLLAEALGCAGLRCESRDQVDSVIKRALEINDRPVVIDFVVGKDAQVWPMVAAGTGNDEIMAARGIRPLFDEDEI, encoded by the coding sequence ATGACGAGCGCTACATCGCGACCCGCCGCGAAGCCCGGGGCGCCGAAACAGGGAGCGGACAGCTCTGCCCCGGCCAACCGTCCTAAACCCGCGCCACCGTCGGGTGCCCCGGTGCGTGTCACCGGCGCCCAGTCGCTGGTCCGTTCGCTCGAGGCAGTCGGTTGCGAGGTGGTCTTCGGTATTCCGGGCGGCACGATCCTCCCGGCGTACGACCCGCTGCTCGACTCGACGAAGGTGCGGCACGTCCTGGTCCGTCACGAGCAGGGTGCTGGCCACGCGGCCACCGGTTACGCGCAGGCCACCGGCAAGGTCGGTGTCTGCATGGCGACATCCGGTCCCGGAGCGACGAACCTGGTCACCCCGCTCGCGGACGCCAACATGGACTCCGTCCCGGTCGTGGCCATCACCGGCCAGCAGACCAGGGCGCTGATCGGCACGGACGCCTTCCAGGAGGCGGACATCTGCGGCATCACCCTGCCGATCACCAAACACAACTTCCTCGTCACCGATCCGGCGGAGATCCCGCGGACGATCGCCGAGGCGTTCCACCTGGCATCGACCGGCAGGCCCGGCCCGGTGCTCGTGGACATCCCCAAGGACGTGCTGCAGGAGACCACCAGCTTCTCCTGGCCGCCCGAGATCCACCTGCCCGGCTACCGGCCGACGACCCGGCCGCACGGCAAGCAGGTGCGCGAGGCCGCGAAGCTGATCGCTTCGGCCCGCCGCCCGGTTCTCTACGTCGGCGGCGGCGTCATCAAGGCGCAGGCGGCGGCCGAACTGCTGCGCCTGGCCGAGCTGACCAACATCCCGGTGGTCACCACGCTGATGGCGCGTGGCGCGTTCCCCGACTCGCACCAGCAGCACCTGGGCATGCCAGGGATGCACGGATCGGTGGCGGCAGTGGGCTGCCTCCAGCGATCCGACCTGATCGTGGCGCTCGGCGCCCGGTTCGACGACCGGGTCACCGGCAAGCTCGACTCGTTCGCGCCGGACGCGCAGGTCGTGCACGCCGACATCGACCCGGCGGAGATCTCCAAGAACCGCAAGGCCGACGTGCCGATCGTCGGTGACTGCAAGGAGATCATCACCGAGCTGATCACCGCCGTGCAGAGCGAGCAGGACCGGCACAAGGCGGACCTGACCGCGTGGTGGGCGCAGATCGACACCTGGCGCGAGGCGTTCCAGGCCGGTTACGAGTGGCCGTCGGACGGTTCGCTGTCGCCGCAGTACGTGATCGAACGGATCGGCCAGCTGGTCGGCCCGGACGCGATCTACACGGCGGGTGTCGGCCAGCACCAGATGTGGGCCGCGCAGTTCGTGAAGTACGAGAAGCCGATGTCGTGGATCAACTCCGGTGGTCTCGGCACGATGGGCTTCGCGGTGCCCGCGGCGATGGGCGCGAAGTTCGGCATGCCGGACAAGGAAGTCTGGGCGATCGACGGCGACGGCTGCTTCCAGATGACCAACCAGGAACTGGCCACGTGCGCCATCGAGGGCGCGCCGATCAAGGTGGCTGTGATCAACAACGGCAACCTCGGCATGGTCCGGCAGTGGCAGAACCTCTTCTACTCGGAGCGGTACTCCAACACCGATCTGGGCACGCACAAGCACCGGATCCCGGACTTCACGCTGCTCGCCGAGGCGCTCGGCTGCGCGGGCCTGCGCTGCGAGTCGCGTGACCAGGTCGACTCGGTGATCAAGCGGGCACTGGAGATCAACGACCGGCCGGTCGTGATCGACTTCGTGGTCGGCAAGGACGCGCAGGTCTGGCCGATGGTCGCGGCGGGAACCGGCAACGACGAGATCATGGCGGCGCGCGGGATCCGGCCGCTGTTCGACGAGGATGAGATCTGA
- a CDS encoding PH domain-containing protein → MTAVNKVVFRTPPTAHLGALLLAIAATPFAFAAPGFFGIYVVPIAMVLWVVRHRTTADTDGVTARDMFTSRSLKWDELASLKLDGGKVSAVGTDGTATRLPGVRLRHLSLLSKVSNGRIPDPAATPEAHGDEESPATPDTPGE, encoded by the coding sequence GTGACAGCCGTCAACAAGGTCGTCTTCCGGACCCCGCCGACCGCCCACCTCGGTGCGCTGCTGCTCGCCATCGCCGCGACACCGTTCGCATTCGCCGCACCGGGTTTCTTCGGGATCTACGTGGTGCCGATCGCGATGGTCCTGTGGGTCGTGCGGCACCGCACGACAGCCGACACCGACGGCGTCACCGCACGCGACATGTTCACCAGCCGGAGCCTGAAGTGGGACGAGCTGGCGTCGCTGAAACTCGACGGCGGCAAGGTGTCCGCTGTCGGCACCGACGGCACTGCGACCCGGTTGCCCGGTGTCCGACTGCGACACCTGTCACTTCTCTCCAAGGTCAGCAACGGCCGCATCCCCGACCCAGCTGCCACTCCCGAAGCGCACGGCGACGAGGAAAGTCCGGCCACACCGGACACCCCCGGGGAGTAA
- the ilvD gene encoding dihydroxy-acid dehydratase yields MPQLRSRTTTHGRNAAGARALWRATGMTDSDFGKPIVAIANSYTQFVPGHVHLRDLGDIVAEAVREAGGVAREFHTIAVDDGIAMGHGGMLYSLPSREIIADSVEYMVNAHQADALVCISNCDKITPGMLNAAMRLNIPVVFVSGGPMEAGKAVVVGGVAQAPTDLITAIAASANPSVDDDGLSIVERSACPTCGSCSGMFTANSMNCLTEALGLALPGNGSTLATHAARRDLFSRAGTAVVELCKRWYGEDDESVLPRSIASRKAFENAMALDMAMGGSTNTVLHILAAAQEGEIDFTLADIDAISRRVPCLSKVSPNSDYHMEDVHRAGGIPAILGELDRAGLLNRDVHSVHSPGLEQWLSEWDIRSGQASDAAIELFHAAPGGVRTTEAFSTTNRWSSLDTDAAGGCIRDKEHAYTADGGLAVLRGNLAENGAVIKSAGIDPSLFRFQGPARVVESQEQAVSVILGKQIQPGDVLVVRYEGPAGGPGMQEMLHPTAFLKGAGLGQKCALITDGRFSGGSSGLSVGHISPEAAGAGTIGLVQDGDEILIDVTTRTLELLVPDEVLAERRAKMDSSERPWQPVDRERTVTTALRAYAHLTTDASTGAVRRVP; encoded by the coding sequence ATGCCCCAGTTGCGTTCCCGCACGACCACTCACGGCCGCAACGCCGCGGGCGCACGCGCGCTCTGGCGTGCGACCGGAATGACGGATTCCGACTTCGGCAAGCCGATCGTGGCGATCGCCAACTCCTACACGCAGTTCGTGCCCGGTCACGTCCACCTCCGCGACCTCGGTGACATCGTCGCCGAAGCCGTGCGCGAGGCCGGTGGTGTGGCACGCGAGTTCCACACCATCGCGGTGGACGACGGGATCGCGATGGGCCACGGCGGGATGCTGTACTCCCTGCCGTCGCGCGAGATCATCGCGGACTCGGTCGAGTACATGGTGAACGCCCACCAGGCCGACGCGCTCGTCTGCATCTCCAACTGCGACAAGATCACCCCCGGCATGCTGAACGCCGCGATGCGGCTCAACATCCCGGTGGTGTTCGTGTCCGGCGGGCCGATGGAGGCGGGCAAGGCCGTGGTCGTCGGCGGTGTCGCGCAGGCGCCGACCGACCTGATCACCGCGATCGCCGCGTCGGCGAACCCGTCCGTCGACGACGACGGCCTGTCCATTGTGGAGCGCTCGGCCTGCCCGACGTGCGGCTCGTGCTCCGGGATGTTCACGGCGAACTCGATGAACTGCCTGACCGAGGCGCTCGGCCTCGCCCTGCCGGGCAACGGGTCCACGCTGGCCACGCACGCTGCCCGCCGCGACCTGTTCTCCCGTGCCGGGACGGCGGTCGTCGAGCTGTGCAAGCGCTGGTACGGCGAGGACGACGAGAGCGTGCTGCCGCGCTCGATCGCGTCCCGCAAGGCGTTCGAGAACGCGATGGCGCTGGACATGGCGATGGGTGGCTCGACCAACACGGTGCTGCACATCCTGGCCGCCGCGCAGGAAGGCGAGATCGACTTCACGCTGGCCGACATCGACGCGATCAGCCGCCGCGTGCCGTGCCTGTCGAAGGTCTCGCCGAACTCCGACTACCACATGGAGGACGTGCACCGGGCAGGCGGAATCCCGGCGATCCTGGGCGAGCTCGACCGCGCCGGGCTGCTCAACCGGGACGTCCACTCGGTGCACAGCCCCGGCCTGGAGCAGTGGCTGTCCGAATGGGACATCCGGTCCGGTCAGGCGTCCGACGCGGCGATCGAGCTCTTCCACGCCGCCCCCGGCGGTGTGCGCACCACCGAGGCGTTCTCCACGACCAACCGCTGGTCGTCCTTGGACACCGACGCGGCCGGCGGCTGCATCCGTGACAAGGAGCACGCGTACACCGCGGACGGCGGACTGGCTGTGCTGCGCGGCAACCTGGCCGAGAACGGCGCCGTCATCAAGTCCGCCGGGATCGACCCGTCGCTGTTCCGCTTCCAGGGCCCCGCCCGGGTGGTCGAGAGCCAGGAACAGGCCGTTTCGGTAATCCTCGGCAAGCAGATCCAGCCGGGTGACGTCCTCGTCGTGCGCTACGAGGGCCCGGCAGGCGGTCCGGGGATGCAGGAGATGTTGCACCCCACGGCGTTCCTCAAGGGCGCGGGCCTCGGCCAGAAGTGCGCGCTGATCACCGACGGCCGGTTCTCCGGCGGTTCGTCGGGCCTGTCGGTCGGGCACATCTCCCCCGAGGCCGCGGGCGCCGGAACCATCGGCCTCGTGCAGGACGGCGACGAGATCCTCATCGACGTCACCACCCGCACCCTGGAACTGCTTGTGCCGGACGAGGTGCTGGCCGAGCGGCGGGCCAAGATGGATTCGAGCGAACGGCCGTGGCAGCCGGTCGACCGGGAGCGGACGGTCACGACTGCGCTGCGTGCCTACGCGCACCTGACCACCGACGCGTCCACCGGCGCGGTCCGGCGCGTTCCATAA
- a CDS encoding 2-hydroxyacid dehydrogenase, translating into MAKVLVTREMVDEAVRALTGRCELDLYTGPPEAIPRDEFLERAAGKDGLLTMLSERVDAELLDAAGPQLRVVANHGVGYDNIDVAECTKRGVLVANTPDVLTEATADLAWALILASVRRIAEGDRFLRTGKPWIWGPRMMLGQELHGRTLGIVGYGRIGRATARRAEGFGMRVIHTARAGSADSVPFGTLVAESDVISIHAPLTPETRHLFDADVFRRMKPTAVLVNTARGPLVDEAALAEALRAGEIFAAGLDVFEREPEVEKALLALDTVTIVPHLGSATAQTRAAMGLFAVENVLDGVAGHRPRALVNPEVLT; encoded by the coding sequence GTGGCAAAGGTCCTCGTAACCCGTGAAATGGTCGATGAAGCCGTGCGCGCGCTGACAGGCCGGTGTGAGCTCGATCTCTACACCGGCCCGCCGGAGGCCATCCCCCGCGACGAGTTCCTCGAGCGGGCGGCGGGCAAGGACGGTCTGCTGACGATGTTGTCCGAACGGGTGGACGCCGAGTTGCTCGACGCGGCCGGACCGCAGCTGAGGGTCGTGGCCAACCACGGCGTCGGCTACGACAACATCGACGTCGCGGAATGCACGAAGCGTGGCGTGCTCGTGGCGAACACGCCCGACGTGCTGACCGAGGCGACAGCAGACCTGGCGTGGGCGTTGATCCTGGCCAGCGTGCGCAGGATCGCCGAAGGAGACCGGTTCCTGCGGACGGGAAAACCGTGGATCTGGGGTCCGCGGATGATGCTGGGCCAGGAGCTCCACGGCCGGACGCTGGGAATCGTGGGCTACGGCCGGATCGGGCGAGCGACCGCGAGACGTGCCGAGGGGTTCGGGATGCGGGTGATCCACACCGCCAGGGCCGGCTCGGCGGACAGCGTGCCGTTCGGCACGCTGGTCGCCGAGTCGGACGTGATCTCGATCCACGCGCCGCTCACGCCGGAAACCCGGCACCTGTTCGACGCGGACGTGTTCCGGCGGATGAAACCGACCGCCGTGCTGGTGAACACCGCGCGTGGACCGCTGGTCGACGAAGCCGCGCTGGCGGAGGCCTTGCGGGCAGGCGAGATCTTCGCGGCCGGGCTCGACGTCTTCGAACGCGAACCGGAAGTGGAGAAAGCGCTGCTGGCACTGGACACCGTGACGATCGTGCCGCACCTGGGCAGCGCGACCGCCCAGACCCGGGCGGCGATGGGGCTGTTCGCCGTCGAGAACGTGCTCGACGGCGTCGCCGGACACCGCCCCCGGGCCCTGGTCAACCCGGAGGTTCTTACCTGA
- a CDS encoding DoxX family protein, whose protein sequence is MSTDDDRSTSAGGYPGVYSTGGAHRMAEPADEDYGRYDDDEAGFASSSTTSVLSRPDEPQERAKPVYAWHGGLDFGLLVLRLVLGGTFVAHALQKLFGLFGGPGIDGFAQYLGSFGFTQPTLLAWVTGVSELVGGVLLVIGLFTPIGAAAVLGVMANVVYLKWGGGFFGPPKGFEWDVALGTVAFVLLFTGPGRISLDRPTPWGRRPVPLGLFMLIVAAGLSVVTLVVFR, encoded by the coding sequence GTGAGTACCGACGATGACCGCTCGACTTCAGCGGGCGGCTACCCAGGGGTGTATTCCACGGGCGGCGCACACCGTATGGCCGAGCCCGCGGACGAGGATTACGGCCGGTATGACGACGACGAGGCCGGTTTCGCGAGCTCGTCCACGACGAGTGTGCTGTCCAGACCGGACGAGCCGCAGGAACGCGCCAAACCCGTGTACGCGTGGCACGGCGGCCTCGATTTCGGTCTGCTGGTGCTGCGCCTCGTGCTCGGCGGGACGTTCGTCGCGCACGCGCTGCAGAAGCTGTTCGGCCTGTTCGGCGGTCCCGGCATCGACGGGTTCGCGCAGTACCTCGGCAGCTTCGGCTTCACGCAGCCGACGCTGCTCGCCTGGGTGACCGGCGTGTCCGAGCTGGTCGGCGGCGTGCTGCTGGTGATCGGCCTGTTCACCCCGATCGGCGCGGCCGCCGTGCTCGGGGTGATGGCCAACGTGGTCTACCTGAAGTGGGGTGGCGGGTTCTTCGGCCCGCCCAAGGGCTTCGAATGGGACGTCGCCCTCGGCACGGTCGCGTTCGTGCTGCTGTTCACCGGTCCCGGCCGGATCTCGCTGGATCGGCCGACCCCGTGGGGCCGCCGCCCGGTCCCGCTCGGCCTGTTCATGCTGATCGTGGCCGCGGGCCTGTCCGTGGTCACGCTCGTGGTCTTCAGGTAA
- a CDS encoding 2-hydroxyacid dehydrogenase, translated as MPITVLVPDDHGMSALAELDGVTPLRFELGEPLPPGAADAEVIVPGMQAGRLAVDYLPHLPKLKLVQLLSAGVENWIGQLPDGIMLANCRGAHGGSTAEWAMTALLTIYREMREFDAAQRERRWDFHKTDSLQGKRVLTIGAGDLGNQLKRRLEAFDAHVTMVGTTAREGVRGIGELPGLLGDHDAVVLMVPVTPQTVGMVDAKFLSLMVDGAVLVNAARGPVVVTDDLLAELRQGRLRAALDVTDPEPLPSDHPLWTAPGLLLTPHVAGTCTRNMERAYAVAASQIAMFAAGEKPSNLVRGEY; from the coding sequence GTGCCGATCACTGTTCTGGTGCCCGATGATCACGGAATGTCCGCGCTGGCGGAGCTGGACGGCGTCACCCCGCTCCGGTTCGAGCTCGGTGAGCCGTTGCCGCCGGGTGCGGCGGACGCCGAGGTGATCGTGCCCGGCATGCAGGCGGGCCGGCTCGCGGTCGACTACCTGCCGCACCTGCCCAAGCTCAAGCTCGTCCAGCTGCTCTCGGCCGGGGTGGAGAACTGGATCGGGCAGCTGCCCGACGGGATCATGCTCGCCAACTGCCGCGGCGCGCACGGCGGCAGCACGGCCGAGTGGGCCATGACGGCGCTGCTGACGATCTACCGCGAGATGCGCGAGTTCGACGCCGCCCAGCGGGAGCGCCGCTGGGACTTCCACAAGACCGACTCGCTGCAAGGTAAACGCGTGCTGACAATCGGCGCGGGTGATCTCGGGAATCAACTGAAGCGCAGGTTGGAAGCGTTCGACGCGCACGTCACGATGGTCGGCACGACCGCGCGGGAAGGCGTTCGCGGCATCGGCGAACTTCCCGGTCTGCTCGGCGATCACGACGCCGTGGTTCTGATGGTGCCCGTTACCCCGCAAACCGTCGGAATGGTAGATGCGAAATTCCTGTCCCTGATGGTGGACGGGGCCGTGCTGGTGAACGCGGCGCGCGGTCCGGTCGTGGTCACCGACGACCTGCTGGCCGAACTGCGACAGGGCCGGTTGCGGGCCGCGCTCGACGTCACAGACCCCGAGCCGCTGCCGTCGGATCATCCACTGTGGACCGCGCCTGGCCTGCTGCTCACGCCGCACGTCGCGGGGACATGCACGAGGAACATGGAACGCGCCTATGCCGTCGCGGCGAGTCAGATCGCGATGTTCGCCGCCGGGGAGAAACCGTCGAATCTCGTGCGCGGAGAGTATTAA
- a CDS encoding alpha/beta fold hydrolase: MHEHDVTSPDGTRIRAWRTDNAGPNVLLCPGLGTTPEAWPALLLPNAGVRVLSWYHRGTLGSQRPADESRIELADHVADALAVLDAAGVRRCVVVGWSVGVMVAAELARRHPDRVSGLMFAAGVPGDLFGAMFGLFGIPAVLRRAVALTGTHALRAMSPLVDAVVHRLPVNTFTATLIQHSGLMLPGADTQTVVRTLKRFAQHDWRWYFTLALAISSVPARELHGLTCPVTVLSGQYDVLAAPDRMAKPVAMLPQARVRVVPTSHFLPLEAPEVVVEELRLLLRRTAAVERAMQLARPPSREPIDALIPPALTYGSRLRT, from the coding sequence ATGCACGAACACGACGTGACCTCCCCTGACGGGACGAGGATTCGCGCATGGCGCACGGACAACGCGGGGCCGAACGTGCTGTTGTGCCCGGGGCTGGGCACGACGCCGGAAGCCTGGCCGGCGTTGCTGCTGCCGAACGCGGGCGTCCGGGTGTTGTCCTGGTATCACCGCGGCACCCTGGGGTCGCAACGCCCGGCGGATGAGAGCCGGATCGAACTGGCCGACCACGTCGCCGACGCGCTGGCCGTGCTCGACGCGGCCGGGGTGCGGCGCTGCGTGGTGGTGGGCTGGTCAGTGGGTGTGATGGTGGCGGCGGAGCTGGCACGCAGACACCCCGACCGCGTCTCCGGCCTGATGTTCGCCGCCGGTGTGCCGGGTGACCTGTTCGGGGCCATGTTCGGCCTGTTCGGCATCCCAGCCGTGCTCCGCCGCGCCGTCGCGCTCACCGGCACGCACGCGTTGCGCGCGATGTCGCCACTGGTGGACGCGGTGGTGCACCGGCTCCCGGTGAACACGTTCACGGCGACACTGATCCAGCACAGCGGCCTCATGCTGCCGGGAGCGGACACGCAGACGGTCGTGCGCACGTTGAAGCGGTTCGCCCAGCACGACTGGCGGTGGTACTTCACGCTGGCGCTGGCGATCAGCTCGGTACCCGCGCGGGAACTGCACGGGCTGACCTGCCCGGTCACGGTGTTGTCCGGGCAGTACGACGTGCTCGCGGCGCCCGACCGGATGGCGAAACCCGTGGCGATGCTGCCGCAGGCACGCGTCCGCGTGGTCCCGACAAGCCATTTCCTGCCGCTGGAAGCGCCGGAGGTCGTGGTCGAGGAGCTGCGTCTGCTGTTGCGCCGCACAGCGGCGGTGGAACGGGCCATGCAGCTGGCACGGCCGCCCAGCCGCGAGCCGATCGACGCGTTGATCCCGCCCGCGCTTACCTACGGTTCACGGCTTCGTACCTAG
- a CDS encoding PQQ-dependent sugar dehydrogenase, translated as MSRSGWRLAACCVAAGLALSGCVSFAEQPPPAKWTTQPQLAPETGPGQGGGPSRNGGGGGGGPGGPQGQIPPPEGCKDFNPAVIGTCMDTIDAVAPFPNSDPPAGLVGERKSGRVMQVQRGSNPNAVITLPVDGTTDGGLLGLALSQSYTEDQLVYAYITTPTDNRVVRFTAGDSPKPVLIGIPRGPSGNHGALMRDRSGSLLVATGNAGNPALAADPKSLAGKLLRIDTAGKPAKGNPDPSTAVIASGFHAPGGICVGVDSRPWVTDRTPQQDAIHRVDPGKPLGNPAWRWTEKPGVAGCVVTPSLLMVATSVAGNMQNLPLNPDGVITAKPTVSMAEKEGFGRLGAMAVLNPSVALVGTVNKSGGTPISSDDRAVLIAIQPSNANGGGKD; from the coding sequence GTGTCACGTTCCGGATGGCGGCTCGCCGCGTGTTGCGTCGCCGCAGGCCTCGCGCTCAGCGGCTGCGTGTCGTTCGCCGAACAACCCCCGCCCGCGAAGTGGACCACCCAGCCGCAGCTGGCGCCGGAAACCGGCCCCGGCCAGGGCGGCGGGCCATCCCGCAACGGCGGCGGAGGGGGCGGTGGGCCAGGTGGGCCGCAGGGCCAGATCCCGCCGCCGGAAGGCTGCAAGGACTTCAACCCGGCGGTGATCGGCACGTGCATGGACACGATCGACGCCGTGGCACCGTTCCCCAACAGCGACCCGCCCGCGGGGCTCGTGGGTGAACGCAAGTCCGGCCGCGTGATGCAGGTCCAGCGAGGCAGCAACCCGAACGCCGTGATCACGCTCCCGGTGGACGGGACGACGGACGGCGGTCTGCTGGGTCTCGCGCTGTCGCAGAGCTACACCGAAGACCAGTTGGTCTACGCGTACATCACCACACCGACCGACAACCGGGTGGTGCGGTTCACCGCCGGTGACTCGCCGAAGCCGGTGCTGATCGGCATCCCCCGAGGACCGTCCGGCAACCACGGCGCACTGATGCGCGACCGCTCAGGAAGCCTGCTGGTGGCGACCGGGAACGCGGGCAACCCGGCGCTGGCGGCCGACCCGAAGTCGCTGGCAGGGAAGCTGCTGCGGATAGACACGGCAGGCAAACCCGCGAAGGGCAACCCGGACCCGAGCACAGCCGTGATCGCCAGCGGCTTCCACGCCCCCGGCGGGATCTGCGTCGGCGTGGACAGCCGCCCATGGGTGACGGACCGCACACCGCAGCAGGACGCGATCCACCGCGTCGACCCAGGAAAACCCCTGGGCAACCCAGCATGGCGGTGGACGGAGAAGCCGGGCGTGGCGGGCTGCGTGGTCACGCCGTCGTTGCTGATGGTGGCGACGTCGGTGGCGGGCAACATGCAGAACCTGCCGTTGAACCCGGACGGTGTGATCACCGCGAAGCCGACCGTGTCCATGGCGGAGAAGGAAGGCTTTGGACGGCTCGGCGCAATGGCCGTGCTGAACCCAAGCGTGGCGCTCGTGGGAACGGTGAACAAGTCCGGCGGAACCCCGATCTCCAGCGACGACCGCGCCGTGCTGATCGCGATCCAGCCATCAAACGCCAACGGCGGAGGCAAGGACTAG
- a CDS encoding TetR family transcriptional regulator C-terminal domain-containing protein — protein MLEDSDFRAGCPILAVAVDGGRDLPGAMDLTREIFTAWQDRIRTRLTANGMAEGRARRLATLAIAAIEGAVVLCRVQRSTEPLDDVVAEISPLLA, from the coding sequence GTGCTCGAGGACAGCGACTTCCGCGCGGGATGCCCCATTCTCGCCGTCGCTGTGGACGGTGGCCGTGACCTACCCGGCGCCATGGACCTCACACGCGAGATTTTCACCGCGTGGCAGGACAGGATCCGCACGAGGCTGACAGCGAACGGCATGGCTGAGGGCCGGGCGCGCCGTCTGGCGACGCTGGCGATCGCCGCCATCGAGGGTGCGGTCGTCCTGTGCCGTGTTCAGCGCAGCACCGAGCCGCTCGATGACGTCGTCGCCGAGATCTCCCCGCTTCTCGCCTGA